Genomic segment of Primulina tabacum isolate GXHZ01 chromosome 11, ASM2559414v2, whole genome shotgun sequence:
TATGCATTTTCATCAATAACTTTCATCTCATTCATTTGAACTcgaaaatcttcaattcttgtcGCTTTTGCCGCAGCCCAAAAGGTGATCTTAATAGCTAAACTCTTGAATCCAGCACGTTTCATATTGCTGTGTAAGTGTCGGACACAAAATATATGCTCCGCATCAGGAAATAAAGATTCAAGTGCTGGAATCAAACCTTTTTGCTTATCTGACATAAATGTAAAGTCATACTGAGCACCACTAATCCCAAGGTCTTCATCTAAGAGCCGGAGAAACCATGTCCAACTATCTTTTGTTTCACGTTCAACCAACGCGTAACGTATTGGGAATATGTTGTTATTCGGATCTAATCCCACAACCACTAGCAATTGTCCACCATGTTGTTCCTTTAAAAAGCATCCATCAACACCAATGACACGACGACATGCATCTTTAAACCCTTGCTTACACGCTGAAAAACAAACGTATAATCTTTGGAACCTTGGCCCTTCTTCGTCTTCTGTCAACTTCAAAACTACTGTGGCTCGAGAATCTGATCTTTTGAGTTCAGCACAATATTTCCTTATTTGATGATATTGCTCCTGTGCAGTCCCTTGCACCAGCATTAGTGCCTTTCGCTTTGCTACATAAGCTACCTTCCTCGAAATGTTTACATTCAATGTCCTGCAAATCTCTTGCTTAAACTCATCGGTTCCCATTTTAGGATTTGTCGCTATTATCCTGGAAAAAGTCTTTGCCAACCACGTTGAGTTGATGTTCTTGTTGCTAAATTCCCGAAAACATTTATTATGCTTGTCATCAAAACTTCTTATTTGCCAACAACTGTCATTGTCATCTTTGCAACATGAATAATCCAGCGGCAATCATCATTGTTGCACTTCGCCCAAAGACGAATATTATCATTCTTCACAAAATTCACTGCCATTCCTCTTCTAATGCAGTGAGTTTGAATCGCAAATTTCGCATCTTTCTTTGAGCAAAAAATCATACCAAGCTTCAAGTCCGGGTTTTCAGATTCTCTCTTTGGATCAAACTTTGGATAATTTTTTGCTTCTTCCTCATCAGAATCATGAATACTATCCAAATCTTCATTGTCTACGCAAACATCTTCTTCGTCGCCATCATCATCCTCCAGCTCATGCACCACTAATTGCAGATTATCTGCATTTTCTCTCTCAACAGAAATCGTATTCTTTCCTTTCGTAGATTGAATTTCATGGTCAATGAATGCATCAAACAACATATCATCCATGACAACATCTTCATCGATGTCAAAAAATTCACCGACAGCTTGAACTCCACTTTGTTCGTTTGGACCATCAATTGAATATGCATCTAAGTGTTCCATATAAATTTCTACCTCATAGTTTGTTGGAATATTCTTTCTAACTTCCAACACATCTGAATCATTTTGTAAACATCTCCTTTTATTTAGCGTATTCCCGATCTTGTGCCAAAACATAatagcatttttatttttgaatccAAGATCATCTGCAAACCCCCACAACTCAACCATTGCTAGCTTATCAAGATCAAAAAAGTCGAAATATTCAAAACTTCCCCCAACGTATTCATCGTGTTCTCCTTTACATTTAAACCTTCCCCTGTAATGCATTTTAATAGTAATCAAATCTTGTTTTTCAAGTAAACCTACACATAGAAAAACGAAAAAACAATATAAGTCTTGACTGAAAAATGCATGATACAAAATTAAGTAAAAAAAAgtgaaaatataataaattaccATAATTTGGAGTAATTTCGATTGTCGAGTTATTGCGTTTAGCCATTACTTATCAACCTTGCGGTGACGACACATAGAGAAAGTCATCGGCTGAGGAAGGAGAGAGTGAGGACGGGGATGAAGACTTCCTTCAACTGGAAATCCATTTCAAGCAATGTAACTTTCGGCTGCTAATAAATAACAAGCAATTAGCTTACGAAAAATGATACTTCGTTGAAATATTTAACAACGGATTTGATCATCTAAGATTTCACGATGCTTCGATTTAAAGATTTCAAGAATTACATTAATTCCAGTCAAAAGCATTGCGTGCATACCTTGATGACAGCGGGAGATGGCGAGATGGAGGAGGTTGGGGATTTCTGGGGATTTTTAGCATAGAGATATCATCAGTTTTTCTGGGGATTTTGAGGGGAGAGAAATGGAGGAGTTTGGGAATTTTTAGCGTAAAAAAAGTATCGTTTTTTTggggattttaattttgttcTAATTGATTTATGAGACAACTTTGGTGACGTTTGGGACTAAATCGGCTCATTATATTCGTTTAGGACTATATCGGGACTACCCCAAACATATGGGATTGAACCGAGAATTTAGCCAATTATCTCCAAATCAAAACCCTAGTAGATCCCAATTACAGTTTACCCTGCCTCTTCTTCGCAATCGGACAGGGCAAGAGGAACATAATGGTAAGGGAAGTGTCGGAAAGTTGCGTGGAGAGTCTGCTCACGGAGATCGTCTCCTCGTATTGCAACGGCTTCTATGCCAACAAGCCCGAGCTAGCCGCTCGAAGGATAGAAGCCATTGGCTTTCAGGTTGGCCACCAACTGTCTGAGAGGTTTGTTTCTGCATGTATTGTTATCTGATATGCATTTTTATCGATTGCAGTttcgttgttgtttttgtgattATTTGGTGAGCTAGATAGATATTCCTTGAAATTGATGTTGGATTAGATGCCTAGTTATTAATGCAAAATGGGAAATTGTAAAATTTGTTAGTCGCAGGTCTGTGGTTGTCGATTGAATGAACCAGTAGAGGTTTTTCCGTCTTTAATACTGAAACACAAGCAGTGATCGAGGATCTTGGAGAAATGTTTGTAATGGAAGCTATATGGGTCGAGTTTTCTGAATTGAATGTGACATGCTGTTATTACATTTTTCTCCATAAACAACCGGAatcttgtttatttatttttgtagtgAACCTAGCGTAGTTTTTATATTGAAAGCCTCTTCAGTAGAAAAAGGTTATCATTCCTCCATGATTTGACTAATTTGATTGATGGTGGAAGTTGATAGTTTGAAAGGAGTTGGGTAACCTTGTATGAGAAATTGGTGGCAACTTAGGTGTTTTCGACAAGCTGAATTCACTTATAGCTTGTTAATGCAAACTATCTTTTGGCTTTAAAAGTGAAATGCTAAGAACAAAATTATAGTGGAGTTAAGGCCAACATCTCAGTCATTGCCTGATATTTTGATCCTATCAGTGCCAGTTCTTACAAAGATTAAACAGTTTACATGAGAAAAAATTTCATCTTGATGCAGAATCTTCAATTCACATGATATTTGGTGTTACTTTTCTTGTATTGAGGAAGACTCTCATTTAATCTCATCTAGTTTTGTGCCAGATACACAATGGATCGACCAAGGTTCACAGATCATCTGGAGGCTATCAAGTTCATTTGCAAAGACTTTTGGTCTGAACTATTCAAGAAGCAGATTGATAACTTAAAGACAAATCACAGAGTGCGTATGAGAATCTGAAGGAACAAGCAAGATAAATTTCACATGATGCGTGTGACCGATTATGTTTTCCTTGCAGGGAACTTTTGTATTACAAGATAATCGGTTTCGGTGGCTTGCACATATGTCAGTTGACCTGTCGGTAGAAACGTCTGGTTCTATTCAAGATCCTTCAGCAATGACAGACAACAAGGAAGCTCAAGCTACCGGCATGCATCTTTACTTTCCTTGTGGAATAATAAGGGGAGCACTTTCAAACTTGGGCATACCTTGTGCAGTTTCGGCTGATATATCCAACCTTCCAGCATGTAagtgtttattttattttctgtttttaagTTTTGTTGCATTTTGGGATCTATTAAAGAATAAGGAATAATGAAAGACAAATGATAAGAGTAAAATAATTACGGagaaaattctttttttttttttttcaatttcaaagGCATCATCCCCACAAATTCaacttttcataaaaaaaacatgtatcaataaATAAGGTGGTAGCCTTTGTCACACTATTCTCTATCTTATTCAATGTTTCAAAACGGTAATTTGAAGGAAAGGTGGTTAAGAAATATCGGAAAACTTACACAAGGTTAAGTTTTTCTGTACCTGTTTTTTAACTACTACTCTTGGTACTTCAAAAGCTAAAATAGATTGTAGGAACCGAGTTTCTTCCATTGACTTTTGAATTTAGGGGACTGAGATGAATAGAACTGGTTCATGAGTTGTTCGACTCAAACTCAATTATCACGGATCTCGAGCATTTCACACGATTGTTCACGAATTTGTAATCCTGACGGCCAGACTTTTAttactatatttttatttatttatatattgaaTGTATACGATATGACATATAATAAACGATCTTGGTagcaaaaaaaaatcaataatattaaattatcttTTACTATTAAAGATTTTCCCTGGCCTTCTTTTATCTGCACTGTATTATTAATTGAGAAACACACAGCAaagtaattataaaaaataacaatGAAATTAGTCAAttaattacatgattttgaCGAGGAGTAGTAAAGTTGATCGTCATAACTTAGTTATATTGCTATAATTGATTTAACAAAACTATATCTCAACACATAGATGACTAAAATTGacattttgtcatttttatacTTCCATTGACGGTAGGCAACAATTTATCAATAGTTTTAAAATAATGACTAATTGCTAGACATGCATCTTAGATTATCTTTAACTTCACTATTTATTTTGTGAGGTGGCTTGATTTTGTCTGCTTTTGCCTTTTTGAGGCTCTATCCGCCTTATTGTAGAATGTAAGTCACAAAAAGAACGGTTTTTTGAGGCACTAGACGACCCGATTTCTTAATCAAGCACATTCATCTGTCATAAGTCTTGCTGTCATAAATCTTGCATGGTAGAGCAATATGTTTCTTCTAGACATTAAATAGTAAAAATCGTTGGTCATGAGAGGTCAAGTTTTAGAGAAACTATAAATCATTGAACAACTTCACGACATCGTAAAACAGGCTAAAATCTTTGCGCTTAATCCTTCTCTGTAATTTTCAGGTTCTTTTGTGGTTCGTATAAAAGCCTGAGGAGGTTCGGGCATAATCGGGAATAAAATTCAATGCTTCCAGTTTTACTTTTTTGTGAAGTCTTTTTTCACTCTTATTCCTACATTGTGTTACCAATTATAGCTGTACTGATGGAAGTTATGTATAACAGAAGTAAGCGATTTCGTGTGAACTCTGTTTTAATTTGTATACCAAAAAGAATATTttacatataataataatataactaTATTACGGATATAACGAATCCAACATGTTAAATTTCGAGTATAGGTCGGGTTGGTTTGAGTTTAAGTTCTAACAAGCACGAGTCCTTCAACGTTTTAAGGGGTCGGGTCTCGAACTCTGGTAGACCCAACTCATTGTCATCTTTGTATTAGATATCAAATTACAAgaccaaaaaataattttccttttttaccatttgaaaaaaaatgtacAGCCACTGTTATAAAATGTAAAGCcacttttataatttttaaactgACCATATCACCATAAAGGTAAGTCCTGACTCCTGACTCCTGACTCAACCAATTGACTCACATTCTGTAGCAAGGATGGATTTCCATGTAAAAATGAGAATGCTTGCTATATCATGAAAATGGAAAATATGAAGCAGAGATACTCAAGTTAGCCGAGAATTTCTGCTATTCACACAGACATGCGTATACTGGATAAGCTAGTTACAAGTGTGGGCCGTTTCAAGGTGGCATATCAGTGTAAAGACTCCATTGATACGACAGTGGCAGAAACTAACAGCAGACAACACATGCTAGGCTAATACATGACCAAAAGTGTAACGTAAACTTCAGGAGTTCTGCAAAGGCTGTAGTTCTTGCTCGGCTACAATAGACTCAACTGGCTTGTATGGATTGGTAGATCGCTCTCTCCTCCACATAAACCACGCCCCAGACACCAAAATTCCAATTCCCATGATTACAGAAAACGAGACAACTACCAAGTAATGTTGCTGCCACCATGTACTGCATTGTTGTATCAATTGCTGAGTttattatattgtttttcaaGTTTATTGCAAATTTGTAACGTCATTAGCTTTTGAGACTGGACACTTTTGAGAATTGGAAGAAGTTTCTGTACCAAAAATCACCACGATCAACTATCCCGTCACTTTTctgaatttatattcatgattGACATTGCTCTAGATAGACATTGCTCTAGATAGAATGCTCAAAATCATCttttatgaatttaaaataattacccaaaaaaaaaaaacaagtctACCAAGTACAGGGACACAAAGGAATCATATTTTAGTTTACCGTTTTTGTGGGGGCTCAATGTTCCATTCAAACAATTTGAAATTTCCAAAGCTGTCAGGAAGATGAAAGCGGTTTTCAATCAACCTGGAAATAATATCCTggtaaaaagaaaaatacagCTGTAAATGTTTTGAGCCACTTAAAACGAAGATTTAGACAAGGGAATCAACAGTTCAACAAAGTTTACCATTGCAGTACTATTTgagatataatcagaaaattcTGCTGGAGCAATGGCCCATCTTAGGAGTGTATCATTCTCTCTTGAAGTAAAATTCATCAACTGAACCTGCAATGATTCACCTCAGAAGTGAACAGCAATGTGACGAGAGTCATTGTACCATGCAAAAATTACAGACGAGTAACCAAAATACCAGGTTTCAATGAGAAATTAAActgattttcaatttttgaatTCCGTGGTGATTGTAACAATTTGTAATGATGTACCTGAGAAGCATTAACGTCCAATTCTTTTGCAATGTACAGAGCAAGTTCTGAGATGTGAGGCTTCAAATCTGAGTACTTGACACTCAGCAGTATAGAGAACGTTATTAGCCCTATTTTAATGTCTCCTGCAAATAGACATATTtgtaaaattgccaaaaatatGCTTAGTGTCATTGGTGCCAGTTGGGTGAAAGGAATACAAGAATAAAAATTCTTAGAAACAGTAGAGATACAGGAAGTCATCCAAATAATTAGAGAGTGTTTTCAGCTAAAAATTGCTGGTTTTTATAAATGTTGGTCTAAAGAAAAAATAAGGAATCATTTTCTCCTGTAATCGAATCAAATGGAGTCGTGTCTATTTTTACAAAGAAAATGACTTCAATACTTGAAAACTACATATATTTTCTTACTGTAACGGATTCCCCTCTCTCCTAGTCTTTCTCATAACAGTATTTTCCGAAAAAACGAGATTCTGTGCGATTGTTATATGTAAAATATTCTTTTTGTCTCTTTGATTAGTCTGTGTAGTGTGTGGTGTTGCCAACTTAGGCAAGAATATAAGTTTCTAAATATAATTATAGTTACAGGATTTCACTTGAGACACCTAAATTATTGGTTTGGAATGATGCAGTCTCCAATTTTTTTATCCTTTTGACTTTGTCGGGCTTTTTGGGCTCGAACCCATGATCCATCCCATTTTTATGAATCATTTTTTGCTATTTAACTATTGATCATCACATCCTGCTAAAGTATTTGCCCTCACCATGTAAGCTCTCATTCCCCTAAAAGGTGTCTCCCACGGTTTATCTTAGACTTCGAGAAACTAATCATGCCAGACAGCTCTCATGTTCCTTTGCTTCtccaaaagaagaagaagatgaagaagacaACAACAAGCGACATTATTAATAATATAGCTTCGATCATGCACAATAGGAAAGTTTGAATAGAGTACAAAATAATCACATAACTTGTTAAGATTTGTAACTTAAGCAGAAAAGGTTTGCAAGCGGCAAAGGTTAGCATGACATGCAACAGAAAGCAGAACACAGTAATTTGTTATACCTGGGGCTTTAAATGGTGGAGGTTCACTAGGAGCTAATGTAGGAGATGTAGCCATGCTGGAATTAGTCAGATTCAAGCTTGGCGGTAGTGGTGGAGGGACAGAAGATATGTTGAGCCTCTCCCATAACTCTGAACAATTGGTTTTCCAGAAACCAATCCTTTCATGTTCACGGTCATATGTCACAAGAGTATTACGGACAACGATACCTATTACCAGTAAATATAAGCAAATATACATGCATTAAACCATAGCATTTAAAGACCGAGCTTACCCCCCAAAAGAGTGGTTGGGTCCTTCCCGTTCTGAAAAATCCCAAGGCAGTATGAACCACGCATCTTCGAATGCTAGACAAAAGAAGAAAAGTCGATAAAATAAGACCACGAAGAACATTATTATATAGAATTGGCGACACAAATAAGCAGAAAAACAAATGTACATGCATCAGGTTGGAATAGATTGGTATATACTCGAAGGAAAGACTTGAAACAATATAACACAAAGTAACACCTACTCTAAACAAGTAGTTCTCAGGGGACAACAATAGCTTCTGTCCATTGCCAAATACCATTTCAACTGATGGAAATGATTTCGAGAGTTGTGAAGCATCACTGAAACAAAATTAGCAGTCAATTAATGGCCACACAAAAAAGTGCTGAAAGTATTGATTTCTTTAAAGACTCAATGATGATAATCATGTTACCTTCCAGCACCTGAGAAGCAAATATCATTGTAGTTAGGATCAGGACCTTGTATTCGCTTAAGGGACTTGAGTTCCCTAAAGATCTACAAGACGAAAATGATAAACATCAGTACTGAGAAAAACTGAAATATGAAGATTTTTCTAACACTTGTGGGATAAGTTTAATTGTTAAAAGGGAGCTTTTAAATGTTATCTCCAGCTTCAAATGTGGTATCTTAAGTGATTGCAGGTGTTTTAAGCACAAGACTCCATATAGGAGAAAACTATAGGATCTTTTTCAAGCCTTAAAATGGCAAGAACAAGCTGCCTTTTGTGTGAGAATGGAAGAAACAAAGAAGAGCAGATACTTGTGTTTTAATATCCGGCTGGAAATTACGTGAAAAGCTAAATGGTACAACAACCTAAGAGAGCATAATTCCTGGAAAACCACAGATAAATGGAAAActccaaaaattaaatatcttaCGGCTGTTTTGAATGCTCGGAATGCAAATTCTGGAAGATAAGCATAAGTTGTGCCACTATCCAGCACAGCTCCATGTTTACCATCAAAAGTCTTGGGATGCAGAGGCAGTGCTTTCCCGGCAACATGTATCTCCGTCAGCTTGATATTGTAATATGGACTGTTGCCATCCCGAAACTAGAGTAAATGCGTGAGATGCATCAAGTGTACTTGTTAGGAAAGAGCCTAACGTTCCATCATTATACCATAAATCTTCCTAAACATACCTGCGCAAAGGGTCAGAATGGGTAAAAATCATTTCAGCAGGGGATGAAATTCCTCCGAGAACCATTGTACCGCCACCCAAATCCATTCCACCATAGCACAAAGAAAATGAATCACTAATTACACCTTTGTCAACGAGTTGATCCATGATACTAAGATCTCCACGGCCCAGTCCCATTATACCATCAGCATGTTGGCTGTAAAGATCACCCGTTTCCATGTTTTCGCAACCAAAAACAGCTCGTTGGGGTTCCAGTTCACTTTGATTACCAAAGGACACAATGTCGTCACCTAGGACCCCACTGCTAGAACTCATTTCTGCATATTGCCTTTCATAAGTGCATTGCTTTCTGTCGCTATCACAGGGGCAATCAATACTGCACTTCACTGGTTGGTAGGTGCTTGACAAATCAGGCTGAAACTTTGGATcctattaaattaaaaaatttgaaaccaACATCATTCAACTAAATCGACAAATGCAACATAATTAAATGAGTGGCATCGAAGCATATGACGACTGGAAGAAGACCAAAAATGTCACTCTTAAGTTCTCTCGTTACTTATTCATCCGTTATTTTGTCACGAGAGAGTTTCGGACATTCATTTCCACCTATGACAGTTATCAAATatccaaaaaaaatttgaaaacgaGAATGTGATCACTATAAAATGGAAATACAAGTTCAATGAAGATAACCAGTGATTACAAAAAAAAGTCACTTGAATTTCAATTTCTCCGAGTTGGCTAAGCTGAATGCAAAACAATTGCAATTTGCTCATTACGTGACAATCACAAAATTCATTCGACTCTTGAAcgattttctttatttaataatataaaaaggcTTTACATTTATCATGATTGAGAGTAGCATTGTAATCAATCAGAATGAGAAGTGATACAGTGACGTAAAGAACATATTCAACCTCAATCCAACACTTTTTAGTCGAATCGGAAAGAAGAAATTGACCTGATGCTTGCCACACTGCTCGCAAGTGGCACAGGGAACATAAGTAACAGTACTGCCCGTATCAACAATAAGCGCAAACATTTGGGGCGGTGACCCGATCCATAAGCGAGACGTGTAATACCTGCAAACCCACAAAACAAATCAAACACTCAAAATCAGATCCCATCTAACAACCAGCTAACAATTCAAGAAATGACTCATCAGATACACATCAAACCAGAAAACAAAGACATAGATCACGGAGCAACCCGTTAAGCAAGAGATCGTCGTGGAGAAACATGCGGGCAGTGCGGTGGGAGCTGTTCTGGAGATGGCGCTGGGGATATGCGTTGACCTCGCGCCGGTTGTGGTGCAGAAACAGAGGCAGAAACATGGTGGTAGCATTACTATGAACACGATCACTTTTCGAATCCGGGATTGACGACATAGGAACGAAGAACAGGGATAGAATGCTGGAAACGAGAAAGAGAACAAACGATGCTCCTCCTGCCATTGGAATCGCCATTGACTAGAAAGGATCTGGTATTATGGAGAGGCACCGATAGCGAATCGATCCAAAACATGCATCAAGGCAATAAATGCAGAGTTGGTTCTTGTGCTACTGCTCCTCTCCCTCTTCTTCCCTCTGAGTGTGTGCGTGGAAAGGGAGGGGTGACGTTGCTTTGTTTGGGGTCATGCGCTTGCGCTTTTGGTTTTCTGACATTTATGTGTGGAACGGGCTTACTAAGTTTGTAAGATTTGGGACTCGTCCAacaaccttaattaatttattaatttattttttttgctgCACATAAACTCTCAATTAGTATACAAGGATTAACATTTCGTGACATCGACCGACTTGATTGAAAattgaaatgttatttttacgtcaaaaaatttatttttcattatatagATTAGATCgattctatattttttttatagacaTGAATCATGTCGACAtatctaaaaaaatataaattaatgataTTGTATAAAACATACTCTTAGTATTACGCATGATATGAGAAAATCGGAGATTCTCAAGTTCCATTTAGACAAACACATCTTGTTTTCAGTGTGTATTTTTTTGTCTTAAAGAAGTTAAATTTTAAAAGTGTAAGAATATATTGTTCGACAGTCATGAGTAAATAAATAAGCAAcaaaaaaaatagtaaatttgtgttttatcagaattagatgttgtgccagatgttacaacatctcggacaacatgcagcggaaaattAAAGTTCGTAGCACAAATTCAcgttaaataaatagatggacgagattaaatttgcacaagtataaatacatgtgcggtgcctcagggcaaaaattaatcactagaaaaaccaatcactagtgattcttattaaaatcaattttctcaacaagttgagaaaacaaatgctttctaaaacaaataaccagaataaaactaaaaacaagaaagcaaaacgTGTTGCTAAAAAGGAGATCCACGAGAAACAGTCTTCGACCAACTTCTTCACAGATGTTGTCCgcagatgttctcaacattcacAGCAACACTTTATCACACACTTCTGCACACAGCACGTTTCTTGAATAAGGTTTTCTCTGAATTTCTGAACGTGCACACGTGAGTGAATATTGACCGAGAGGAAGAAGACGCTCAATGATGTCTTGGTCTCTCATTTATAGATGTGGAGTTTCATTCCATAAGGAAACATATTTCACAAGGAAAGAtaagagttttattaggaataaactctttttaaataCTACTACCATATCTCATCAATTCATTATCACAAATAACATATCTCCgaatatatttgaattaatatctCATTATCTAAGAAAGACAAAATCGTATTaaatataaaactcaattaaatcaacaagaaaacataatgttagggaaataatttaaatcaataagatatatcaattaaaattagGAATAAATATTTCCCTTCAACAAGATTGAGCTATTACACAtcgtgtatataaatgtatccACATGTCCAGAGGACATGATTCACCATGACACCTCACTGCTCATGCACACACTTTGGCTTCACAAGACCACTTAGTCAGTGTCGTACTTGATATTTTTGATGTTTGAGTTGAACTTGAAAAATTCGGCTCATCGAATAATAGACTGCCATTTTTTCATTACTAAATATTTgtcaaaacatatcaacatgatatttatttgtattatttttagCTAATtagttataaatatttttatcgcATTTATCCCAGTTTGGATATCAACGCTCAAGGAAAACAAATTCTCTTCATTAATATATTACATATTAATCAACGATCAAGGCTTTTTTTGTTACAATCATGGGCTATTTGGCTGAACCAACATAAACCTTGACCCATGTCCATGCACCAGTACTTGTCATGAGTCGTTAGGATGGTCTAGCATGAGCCATAGCCCAATTAGTACCAACACTTTAGAATATAAGTACTTAAGCCGGAGGTCTTGAGTTCAAGTATTGGGAGAGACAAAAGAAATCACTTTCCAGAtgtgagatattctatgagtgacggtACATTGACATGAGCTACGGCTCATGCTGAACCATCATAACGACCCATAACCAGTAGTGGTACATATGTATAGGCCTAGAC
This window contains:
- the LOC142519594 gene encoding uncharacterized protein LOC142519594 → MGTDEFKQEICRTLNVNISRKVAYVAKRKALMLVQGTAQEQYHQIRKYCAELKRSDSRATVVLKLTEDEEGPRFQRLYVCFSACKQGFKDACRRVIGVDGCFLKEQHGGQLLVVVGLDPNNNIFPIRYALVERETKDSWTWFLRLLDEDLGISGAQYDFTFMSDKQKGLIPALESLFPDAEHIFCVRHLHSNMKRAGFKSLAIKITFWAAAKATRIEDFRVQMNEMKVIDENAYEWLAKKHENQWSRAYFSTSPKSDILLNNMCETFNSIILDAREKPVIDMFETLRNLLMARFQVNREKVKK
- the LOC142517942 gene encoding uncharacterized protein LOC142517942, whose product is MVREVSESCVESLLTEIVSSYCNGFYANKPELAARRIEAIGFQVGHQLSERYTMDRPRFTDHLEAIKFICKDFWSELFKKQIDNLKTNHRGTFVLQDNRFRWLAHMSVDLSVETSGSIQDPSAMTDNKEAQATGMHLYFPCGIIRGALSNLGIPCAVSADISNLPACSFVVRIKA
- the LOC142517941 gene encoding aspartic proteinase 36-like, encoding MAIPMAGGASFVLFLVSSILSLFFVPMSSIPDSKSDRVHSNATTMFLPLFLHHNRREVNAYPQRHLQNSSHRTARMFLHDDLLLNGYYTSRLWIGSPPQMFALIVDTGSTVTYVPCATCEQCGKHQDPKFQPDLSSTYQPVKCSIDCPCDSDRKQCTYERQYAEMSSSSGVLGDDIVSFGNQSELEPQRAVFGCENMETGDLYSQHADGIMGLGRGDLSIMDQLVDKGVISDSFSLCYGGMDLGGGTMVLGGISSPAEMIFTHSDPLRSPYYNIKLTEIHVAGKALPLHPKTFDGKHGAVLDSGTTYAYLPEFAFRAFKTAIFRELKSLKRIQGPDPNYNDICFSGAGSDASQLSKSFPSVEMVFGNGQKLLLSPENYLFRHSKMRGSYCLGIFQNGKDPTTLLGGIVVRNTLVTYDREHERIGFWKTNCSELWERLNISSVPPPLPPSLNLTNSSMATSPTLAPSEPPPFKAPGDIKIGLITFSILLSVKYSDLKPHISELALYIAKELDVNASQVQLMNFTSRENDTLLRWAIAPAEFSDYISNSTAMDIISRLIENRFHLPDSFGNFKLFEWNIEPPQKRTWWQQHYLVVVSFSVIMGIGILVSGAWFMWRRERSTNPYKPVESIVAEQELQPLQNS